The Etheostoma spectabile isolate EspeVRDwgs_2016 chromosome 4, UIUC_Espe_1.0, whole genome shotgun sequence sequence TACTTCTTAAAATCCTAAAATGGAGCCATAACTACAATATTAGCTTATATTCAGCTCGACTAAGATGTTATTCGTTTTCAGCATCGGTagcttatttttttcattacttgtttgtttctttttgggTGACTAGATTAAATTTATAGCAACAATAGCATACTTTTGCCACTGGATGAGCACTTTTTAGTGGCGCCACATGATACCATATATGCAAACAATGTATACAATGATAGacataaaaatgattttattttgtttagagGACAACTTATATAACCCTTCATATAACGGGCAAACCTGAAAAGCTTTGGCTACAAGAACCTGATTGTAAAATAAGTGTAAATTGTTTATAAAATTATCAAAGTCAACAAGGAAATTGCGATGACGCCCATTGGGGCAGCTGGTTGTCTGATGCTGATATCAAAATTAAAGAATGTTAAACCAAAAATCAATGAATTTGTTTTTCGTTGAAAGAATTTAGCAACTGACATCTAATTATGTTACAACACTACTTGAATAATATGGAAACATTCCATGCCTtttaatactaaataaataaatgtaataataataataataataataataaaagcctTAGCCATCAGTTGACAACTTCCACAGTTGTCATGGAGGCCTTGGTGGACTTGTAAGTTCATTCTTTTGTTCATGCTGATTAtggttttgtgttttcactGTATTTTATGATTGCTCTATAAGTAAATGCCTCTTTTCTCAAAATGAAAGTATTTGAGAGACATTGGAAACATTTTCAACCTTTAATTTCTGACCATAACtttctaaaaaaatgtttagcttAAATTCTGTGTCACCACAACATCTGgcctttacataaaaaaaagagactaatAATTTGACAGCATAACAGAATTCCACACATCTCTGAGAATGACACGGAATCTCCAAAATAGGTCTGGATATCAGTGACTTGCTTCAGCTGTCTATATGATTTATTACTGGCAATAATGTCACTACCTCATGATTGTCTATGAAACTTCAGTGTTTCAATTGTATACATTGTACCCTAGAATGTTTGACACATCTTCAGCAGTCTCCCAAAAGCTAATTACATATTACTGTAATACCAGCTGGCTGGAcccatcacaaaaagctcaaaagagaaataaacaaTGATCACTTCTGAGAATGGAAGTAATAATCTTGTGGCCTGCTAATCCTCCTGCTGCGCAATATTGAAAAATACAAGAAGCGAGCATGAAGAGCAGGGAGATTAGCTAGAGTCTGGGGTTTACTACTTATCTGTACAGGGGGTGGTTGTTTTCTCCAAAATGAAAACAGGTGCAGTACATCTCGGAATCCAGACAATGTCAGTCTTATCCACTATGACCTAAGTGAACACCAGCTGCAAAATGGCAACAACCACGGGGCAACCCAAGCCAGACTGAGTCAAAAGAAATATGACACATCTGGCCTCTAACGCTGATAACATTACTCAAATTGATAGCATTTCTATCAATCTACAGTACCAGTTTACAACTCAAAGTTTTTCAGTGTGAAGTTGCATTTTAAAACCGTTAATCCCTTTTTGAGGCTGAAATGTCTAGCTGCAACATCTTTTGTAAAAACTGCCCAGACTGCAGGTCCTGTCTTCAACCCTTGCTATACTATATTAATTATAGAACAACCCTTACAGGACCAATATATGGCCACCAAAATATAGGAGCGCATATTTCTGTCAATTGGTCCCCGACTCCAACTCTACTCTACACTCTGCCTCTATTTCACATAGATACAAAGTCACACGTATGAACCACATCACTGCTTTCATACAAATGTAAACGCACATACAGTCACTCTGTGCATTCAGCTATCTCTGTGCCATCCACGAGCAGCGTGTGAATGATCCCGTCTCGTCTCGTCCCGCTGCTCACAGCCTTCACGCAGCAGTTGTGGTCTCCGAGTGTGAAGTGGGTTTCTGTGCCGTCATCCACAAACTCCCCCTGCAGGTGCAAATCAGACAAAAAGTGTGACAAAGAAAAGCTAGAGGTCAGTTCCATATTGTCGGCTCTGGAGCTGCTGTGGATGCAGACGTCTGTAGAACCCCAGGATGTTTCAGGCGTTCTATCCAGAGAAGTAATGCTAGGGTTTCTAACTTCAGGAAACATGCATTCACAGCTGTTGATTTGGATTTCCGTTGACACCACAATTAAAATAGGATGTTTTAAATTCAATGGTGTATCTTTTTATTGCATTACAAATCAGTAGCAGGCACTGTTGTTGTACTTACTGCAGTCTCAATGTTTTGTCCATTACACCAAACGTCCATGGTGTCTTTCTCTGAAATCACAATTAGAATCAGAAAAAGGTTTATTGTCACAGTAAGTTACACTTTCAGGGGAATTTGCTTTGGTGATTGGTGGatacataaacatacagtattaaacatgaatatgaaataatgattacagaaacaaatatatacaaataactGTTGAAGATAAGAAATTAAAGAACTTCAATAGACACTGAATCAATGAAACGTTCCACTGTTAGGCAATAAAAAGCATTTGATGTGACTACCAGTTAAAAGTTGCTAAACAAGTCCCAGGGTGTGTACAGCCATGTTAGAGTCATTTGTTTCTAATGCTGTTCGAGTGTTTGAGTTCACGTGATCATCAGGTGGTGTTCCAGGACAAGAGAACAATGCCCTGGTTGCTATCTGTTCTGTGGATCACTTGCAGCCTTTCCCTGACACATGGCTCATCTAAGAATAGAAAAGATATCTAGAAGATCCACCCTCTTTTGAATAATAGTAAAAGTTTATATTTGCATACAGACTGTGGTCAATgtaaatcaagttttttttgttcatcttCGAAAGATTCCTTCAGCCTAAAACATTTAACTTAGTGCAGCTAGCATTTTTGTAAAACGTACCTATAAAACAAATTTCTACTTAGAATGGTGTAGAATCTACTGATGCCCATAACGGCTCCGATCCGATGGGGACTTTACTGTTGAGACGTATGGACATTTATTGCCAACATCCAAGTTGTTTTGGGCATCACGGAAGtcgaatgaatgtaaaatcaatgtgagcctcaaaactaactaaataacttttctcagatctaatgactGTCGATGGTCCCCAGTGGATTTCCTTAGCGAGTTTTGTCTTTACGCTTTTTGAGAGGTATTTATGTTTTAGATGCAGATATGGTAATATTAATGTTCCATATGACGCAAAAATTgctccatttgttttttactgaaaaatgacactttttttgcGGAAGAATCCCTAAACCCCCCCACCAAATATGTGCACATAGGTCTTCCATAAACCTAGCTAGGAAAAACATGTGTTTATGGCATTCTAATGAACATCACTTCCTATGTGTTGCACATGCTTCAGCTGGCATGCACCTAATCTACTGTAAGCAGGATACTATGAGGATATAAAATGGATTAACTAAGATGCCAGAGTTGGCTGAAGATGGCTTAAAGCTGTTAAAGGCCCTAACCTTAGCTCCGACATAATGTTAGTGGGTACTTCTGAAGGGGCTGAAGTCACACTTTGCTAAATATCAATCCGATTTCTATACTGATTGATAAAGTGAACAAACATATGAACCCATATACTATACTGTAAGGTATATCATCATAATAAGCAATGACATCATAACTAGATGATGAGGACAGTGGGTGTATACTGTACAAACACAAGCGAGGCTCTCACCCAGGACCACCCTGCAGTCAGTGCCGTCCAAGTTGAGAACCCAGGTGCTAGTGACCTTTGATCTGTTCTCCATGTACTTCTTCAAGCTCTTCCCGTTAATCTCTAAGGTGTACTCATAGGCAAAACCACTGACTGC is a genomic window containing:
- the faima gene encoding fas apoptotic inhibitory molecule a — encoded protein: MTNDLAGVWEVALSDGVHRIEFEHGTTTGKRVIYVDGKEILRRDWMFKLVGKEAFNVGKSETKATINIDAVSGFAYEYTLEINGKSLKKYMENRSKVTSTWVLNLDGTDCRVVLEKDTMDVWCNGQNIETAGEFVDDGTETHFTLGDHNCCVKAVSSGTRRDGIIHTLLVDGTEIAECTE